From a region of the Halanaerobium hydrogeniformans genome:
- the pth gene encoding aminoacyl-tRNA hydrolase: MKVIAGLGNPGEKYARTRHNIGFMITAELAKKYSVNSSYKFDGLYGDYFFAGEKIIIFQPMKYMNRSGQPIAKLLRYYDIELEDLLVIHDDLDLDLGKIRFKRNGSSGGHNGIKSIINRLDSKDFKRLKVGVGRPPGNIPVSDYVLTTFQGEEKKIASEVIDRSVSAVELMLKEDIVRAMNMYNG; this comes from the coding sequence TTGAAGGTAATAGCTGGCCTGGGTAATCCAGGCGAAAAATATGCCCGAACTAGACATAATATTGGTTTTATGATTACTGCTGAACTTGCAAAAAAATATTCTGTAAACAGCAGTTATAAATTTGATGGTCTGTACGGAGATTATTTTTTTGCTGGGGAAAAAATTATCATCTTCCAGCCTATGAAATATATGAATAGAAGTGGACAACCTATAGCAAAATTATTGAGATATTATGACATCGAATTAGAAGATCTTTTAGTAATTCATGATGATCTTGATTTAGACCTGGGAAAAATAAGGTTTAAAAGAAATGGTAGCAGTGGAGGTCATAATGGGATTAAATCTATTATAAATCGACTTGATAGTAAAGATTTTAAACGATTGAAAGTTGGTGTTGGAAGGCCTCCGGGAAATATACCTGTAAGTGATTATGTTTTAACCACTTTTCAAGGTGAAGAGAAAAAAATTGCCAGTGAGGTTATCGATAGATCAGTTTCAGCAGTAGAGTTGATGCTAAAAGAGGATATAGTTAGAGCTATGAATATGTATAATGGATAA
- a CDS encoding 50S ribosomal protein L25 produces MERHSIEVELRTESGKGVARKIRRDGKIPGVVYGRGKDPKSIKLDPSDIEKLLFSNAIIDLTVADDDGEESTVIIKDFQKSVIKRELLHVDFQYISMDEKITVSVPLHLEGTAAGVHDGGVLQQLLRNVDIDALPAEIPSEITIDISDLEMGDSLSAADLDLPEGIDLVTDSSEVIVTVVTPTELIEEEEDEEEEEFLEPEVIGEEDDEEAEEGAEDEEEKDYQEY; encoded by the coding sequence ATGGAGAGACATTCTATTGAAGTTGAACTTAGGACGGAAAGTGGAAAAGGAGTTGCCCGTAAAATAAGAAGAGACGGTAAAATTCCTGGTGTTGTTTATGGAAGAGGAAAAGACCCAAAATCTATTAAATTAGATCCATCAGATATTGAGAAATTGTTATTTTCTAATGCAATTATTGATCTAACAGTTGCCGATGATGATGGAGAAGAATCAACTGTAATTATAAAAGACTTTCAAAAAAGTGTTATAAAAAGAGAGTTACTTCATGTTGATTTTCAGTATATTTCTATGGATGAAAAAATTACTGTTTCTGTACCATTACATTTAGAAGGTACAGCAGCTGGAGTACATGATGGTGGAGTATTACAGCAGTTATTACGTAATGTTGACATTGATGCATTACCTGCAGAGATCCCATCTGAAATTACTATTGATATTTCAGACTTAGAAATGGGAGATTCTTTATCAGCGGCCGATCTAGATTTACCTGAAGGAATTGATTTAGTAACAGATAGTAGTGAAGTAATTGTAACAGTTGTTACTCCTACTGAACTAATTGAAGAAGAAGAAGACGAAGAGGAAGAAGAATTCTTAGAGCCAGAAGTTATTGGTGAAGAGGATGACGAAGAAGCGGAAGAAGGCGCAGAAGACGAGGAAGAAAAAGATTATCAAGAATATTAA
- a CDS encoding ribose-phosphate diphosphokinase, which translates to MSSYSEQLKIFSGNAHSKLAEDLCDYLGTELVNAEVSRFKDGEIKSRIFETVRGADIFVIQPTAPPVNENLMELLVIIDALRRASARRITAVMPYYGYARQDRKANPRDPITSKLIANLLTQAGARRVLSIDFHAPQIQGFFDIPVDHLYASPIMVDYFKDYNRSDLIAVAPDVGSVKRVRSFAESLNIPMAIIDKRRPKANVAEVMNVIGEVKGKNVILLDDIIDTAGTITEAAKVLKEKGAKDVYACCTHALFSGPAVERLKNAPINKIVVTNTIAQKDNELENLEVLSVAPLVGEAIDRIFKDLSVSVLF; encoded by the coding sequence ATGTCAAGTTATAGTGAACAGCTAAAGATCTTTTCTGGAAATGCTCATTCTAAATTAGCAGAGGACCTCTGTGATTATTTAGGGACCGAATTAGTTAATGCTGAGGTTAGTCGTTTTAAAGATGGGGAAATTAAAAGCAGGATTTTTGAAACAGTCAGAGGAGCAGATATTTTTGTAATTCAACCTACAGCACCACCTGTTAATGAAAATCTAATGGAATTGCTTGTAATTATTGATGCTTTAAGAAGAGCTTCAGCAAGAAGAATTACTGCTGTAATGCCATATTATGGTTATGCCAGGCAGGATCGAAAAGCAAATCCGAGAGATCCTATTACTTCAAAATTAATTGCAAATCTATTAACTCAAGCTGGAGCTAGAAGAGTTTTATCGATCGATTTTCATGCTCCACAAATCCAGGGCTTTTTTGATATACCTGTTGATCATCTTTATGCTTCTCCAATAATGGTGGATTATTTTAAAGATTATAATCGTTCTGATTTAATTGCGGTTGCTCCAGATGTAGGTTCAGTAAAAAGAGTAAGATCTTTTGCTGAAAGTTTAAATATACCCATGGCAATCATTGATAAACGGAGGCCTAAAGCTAATGTGGCAGAGGTTATGAATGTAATTGGAGAGGTTAAGGGTAAAAATGTTATTTTATTAGATGATATTATTGATACAGCTGGTACAATTACTGAGGCGGCAAAGGTATTAAAAGAAAAAGGAGCAAAAGATGTTTATGCCTGTTGTACTCATGCTCTTTTTTCCGGGCCAGCAGTTGAGCGCTTAAAAAATGCTCCAATTAATAAAATTGTTGTTACAAACACAATTGCTCAAAAAGATAATGAACTTGAAAATTTAGAAGTTTTATCAGTCGCACCTCTAGTTGGCGAAGCGATAGATCGTATTTTTAAAGATTTATCGGTTAGTGTTTTATTTTAA
- the glmU gene encoding bifunctional UDP-N-acetylglucosamine diphosphorylase/glucosamine-1-phosphate N-acetyltransferase GlmU, whose protein sequence is MAELLSIILAAGKGTRMKSDKIKVLHKVAGKEIIKHVIATLDDFESQIVNVIGYQKENVKKELQKLANKNLEFVVQTKQLGTGHAVKQAEEYIGSHSGPVLILYGDTPLLRKESISDFVKKHKKRGSDLSVLTAQVSDPSGYGRIVKDKFGNLTAIVEEKDAEAEQKKIKEINSGVYCVNSKLLSSFLKNLDNDNAQQEYYLTDIISYSVKKGKNINTYKLSDSNEIIGINTRRQQAEAEKILRQRIIDKHLDNGVTIIDPNTTYIDAEVEIEKDVIIYPFNYLEAETKIAKNTVINPHCRLKNAEIAADVEILSNTVIKNSTIGQNTRVGPFAYIRPGSKVSDNCKIGDFVELKKAEVKSGAKVPHLCYAGDAEIGERTNIGAGTIFANYDGVNKHKTVIGKDVFIGSDSILIAPLKIGDNAKTAAASVVTKDISANTTVMGMPARVYKDKKEDK, encoded by the coding sequence ATGGCTGAATTATTAAGTATTATTTTAGCTGCTGGAAAAGGAACACGCATGAAATCTGATAAAATTAAAGTTTTACATAAAGTAGCTGGTAAGGAAATCATCAAACATGTTATTGCAACTCTTGATGATTTTGAAAGTCAAATAGTTAATGTTATTGGTTATCAAAAAGAAAATGTCAAAAAAGAGCTCCAAAAACTAGCCAACAAAAATCTTGAATTTGTAGTCCAAACTAAACAACTTGGTACTGGTCATGCTGTTAAGCAGGCTGAAGAATATATAGGGTCTCATTCTGGCCCGGTACTAATTTTATATGGAGATACTCCTTTATTAAGAAAAGAAAGTATTTCTGACTTTGTCAAAAAACATAAAAAAAGAGGTTCAGATTTAAGTGTTTTAACTGCTCAAGTTTCAGATCCCAGTGGTTATGGAAGAATAGTAAAAGATAAGTTTGGAAATCTAACTGCTATAGTTGAAGAAAAAGATGCAGAAGCTGAACAGAAAAAAATTAAAGAAATAAACAGCGGTGTTTACTGTGTTAATAGTAAATTATTAAGTTCTTTTTTAAAAAACTTAGATAATGATAATGCCCAGCAGGAATATTATTTAACCGATATTATTTCATACTCTGTTAAAAAGGGTAAAAATATTAATACTTATAAATTAAGCGATTCAAATGAAATTATAGGTATTAATACTCGGAGACAGCAGGCTGAAGCTGAAAAAATATTAAGACAGCGGATTATAGATAAGCACCTTGATAATGGTGTAACTATAATTGATCCTAACACAACATATATTGATGCTGAAGTTGAAATCGAAAAAGATGTTATTATTTATCCATTTAATTATTTAGAAGCTGAAACTAAAATTGCTAAAAACACAGTTATAAACCCACACTGTCGATTGAAAAATGCTGAGATAGCTGCCGATGTAGAAATACTTTCGAATACTGTAATAAAAAATAGTACAATTGGGCAGAATACCAGGGTTGGTCCTTTTGCCTATATCAGACCGGGATCTAAAGTTTCAGATAATTGTAAAATTGGAGATTTTGTAGAACTCAAAAAAGCGGAAGTTAAAAGTGGAGCTAAGGTTCCTCATTTATGCTACGCAGGTGATGCAGAAATCGGAGAAAGAACCAATATTGGTGCTGGGACAATTTTTGCTAATTATGATGGAGTTAACAAACACAAAACAGTGATTGGTAAAGATGTTTTTATCGGTAGTGATTCAATTTTAATTGCTCCACTAAAAATTGGAGACAATGCTAAAACAGCAGCAGCTTCTGTAGTTACTAAAGATATAAGTGCAAATACAACAGTAATGGGAATGCCAGCTCGTGTCTACAAAGATAAAAAAGAAGATAAATAA
- a CDS encoding SpoVG family protein, which translates to MKITDVRVFPVEINGSMVQAYATVTFDESLVVRDMRIIEGKNGVFISMPARRKRNGEYLDVCFPISATLRETIEKAVLDKFNEDLVEA; encoded by the coding sequence TTGAAAATTACAGATGTCAGGGTGTTTCCAGTTGAAATTAATGGAAGTATGGTGCAGGCTTATGCAACTGTAACTTTTGATGAATCGCTTGTAGTTAGGGACATGAGAATTATAGAGGGGAAAAACGGAGTTTTTATTTCTATGCCGGCACGGAGGAAACGAAATGGGGAATACTTAGATGTCTGTTTTCCGATTTCAGCTACTTTAAGGGAAACCATAGAAAAGGCTGTTTTGGATAAATTCAATGAAGATCTGGTTGAGGCTTAG
- a CDS encoding AIR synthase family protein, which yields MIDLKIGKLAGNELKEMILDKIDHFRADVLLAAGPGEDSAVVDLGDFMLVVSSDPITGAEKKAGFLAVNVACNDLAAAGAEPFGIQVVLLFPPYLNKKDTEKIMEEIVLTAKMMNVEVLGGHTEITNLVKKPIITVTALGKADKNELTSSSNARAGDSLYISKGMGIEGSYILANDYQDYLLKKGVSQKSIETVCSYIDRISVMEESRIARKNGIKAMHDVTEGGVYGAITEMADASNLGYIIEKDNFYVEEAVDEICSKLKMDPAALISSGTMLMAVPEGIDIQEIFKDSSIEVFRVGKLIEKGRYIIENGEKKSFEIPPIDELWKFIEKMS from the coding sequence GTGATAGATTTGAAAATCGGCAAATTGGCAGGAAATGAATTAAAAGAAATGATTTTAGATAAAATAGATCATTTTAGAGCAGATGTTCTACTTGCAGCTGGCCCTGGTGAAGATAGTGCAGTTGTAGATTTAGGAGATTTTATGCTTGTTGTTAGTTCTGATCCGATTACAGGTGCAGAAAAAAAGGCTGGTTTTTTGGCTGTTAATGTGGCCTGTAATGATCTGGCCGCTGCAGGAGCAGAACCATTTGGAATTCAAGTTGTATTGTTATTTCCACCTTATTTAAATAAAAAAGATACTGAAAAAATCATGGAAGAGATTGTTCTTACGGCTAAAATGATGAATGTAGAAGTTTTAGGTGGACATACAGAAATAACTAATCTAGTAAAAAAACCAATTATTACTGTAACAGCTCTTGGCAAAGCAGATAAGAATGAACTTACTTCAAGTTCGAACGCTAGAGCTGGAGATTCCTTATATATTTCAAAAGGAATGGGAATTGAAGGAAGTTATATTTTAGCCAATGATTATCAAGATTATCTCTTAAAAAAAGGGGTTAGTCAAAAATCTATTGAGACAGTTTGTTCATATATTGATAGAATAAGTGTTATGGAAGAAAGTAGAATTGCCAGAAAAAATGGGATTAAAGCTATGCATGATGTCACAGAAGGTGGCGTATATGGTGCTATTACAGAAATGGCAGATGCTTCCAACTTGGGCTACATAATAGAAAAAGATAATTTTTATGTTGAAGAAGCTGTAGATGAGATTTGTAGTAAATTAAAAATGGATCCAGCAGCTTTAATATCATCAGGAACTATGTTAATGGCTGTTCCAGAAGGTATAGATATTCAAGAAATTTTTAAAGATAGTTCTATTGAAGTTTTTAGGGTCGGTAAATTAATAGAAAAAGGCCGATATATTATTGAAAACGGAGAAAAAAAGAGCTTTGAAATACCACCTATAGATGAACTTTGGAAATTTATAGAAAAAATGTCATAA
- a CDS encoding ECF transporter S component codes for MENRENIQQKLKNFDLNNMDTRIISFLALFIAFTAVATYLHIPGPSSSYFNLGEVAIYTIALTFGAKAGGIAGGVGSALMDLILGYSIWAPFTFVIKGLEGYVVGKIAHKEKESRFNRNILAIAAGGTIMIIGYALTKAYLLSWAFVPPEIVIDLAQMITGGVVAIPLSHHLNNYFRK; via the coding sequence TTGGAAAACAGAGAAAATATACAGCAAAAGCTAAAAAATTTCGATCTTAACAATATGGATACTAGAATCATTTCTTTTCTAGCTCTGTTTATAGCTTTTACCGCTGTAGCAACTTATCTTCATATACCTGGACCAAGCAGCTCATATTTTAATCTTGGAGAAGTAGCAATATATACAATCGCACTTACCTTTGGAGCAAAAGCTGGAGGAATAGCTGGTGGTGTTGGTTCAGCTTTAATGGATTTAATATTGGGTTATTCTATTTGGGCTCCTTTTACTTTTGTTATCAAAGGGCTGGAAGGATATGTAGTTGGCAAAATAGCACATAAAGAAAAGGAAAGTAGATTTAATAGAAATATTTTAGCTATAGCTGCTGGTGGTACTATTATGATTATTGGATATGCTTTAACTAAAGCTTATTTGTTAAGCTGGGCATTTGTCCCACCAGAAATAGTTATAGATTTAGCTCAAATGATAACAGGTGGTGTTGTAGCGATACCGCTTTCTCATCATTTGAATAATTATTTTAGGAAGTGA
- the glnA gene encoding type I glutamate--ammonia ligase — MEKKTKDEILRIAEERNVEFIRLQFVDILGILKNVAITIEQLPAALDGKIMFDGSSIEGFTRIHESDMYLRPDYDTFVVFPWTTNGGHTARMMCDIHTPDGEPFEGCPRSTLKNVMAEAAEMGFEMFAGPEPEFFLFEKDKKGNPTTKTHDKGGYFDLSPVDLGGDARRDTVLALKKMGFEVEAAHHEVAPGQHEIDFKYTDVLRTADNIATFKFVTKIIAMQHGLHATFMPKPIHAEAGSGMHVNQSLFKDGENAFYDPNNKLGLSQIAYHYIGGLLKHAKATTAILNPTINSYKRLVPGYEAPVYISWSGQNRSALVRVPSARGDATRVELRNPDPTANPYLALAVMLKAGLDGIKNEIDPGEQTLDNIYDMNYQQRKKRGIISLPNNIIEAVNYMQKSQLMRETLGKHIYEHLVEAKKIEWSVYKKQVHKWEIDQYLTTY; from the coding sequence ATGGAAAAAAAGACTAAAGATGAAATATTAAGAATAGCTGAAGAAAGAAATGTAGAATTTATCAGATTGCAATTCGTAGATATTTTGGGGATTCTGAAAAATGTTGCTATTACAATTGAACAGCTACCTGCAGCATTAGATGGGAAGATAATGTTTGATGGTTCTTCGATTGAAGGTTTTACACGTATCCATGAATCCGATATGTATTTAAGACCGGATTATGATACTTTTGTAGTATTTCCCTGGACTACAAATGGTGGACATACTGCTAGAATGATGTGTGACATTCATACTCCTGATGGAGAGCCTTTCGAAGGTTGTCCTAGAAGTACTTTAAAAAATGTAATGGCTGAGGCTGCAGAGATGGGTTTTGAAATGTTTGCTGGTCCAGAGCCAGAATTCTTTTTATTTGAAAAAGATAAAAAAGGAAATCCTACAACAAAAACTCATGATAAAGGTGGTTATTTTGATCTTTCACCGGTAGATCTTGGTGGTGATGCTCGGAGAGATACTGTATTAGCCTTAAAAAAAATGGGTTTTGAAGTTGAAGCTGCTCATCATGAGGTTGCACCAGGTCAGCATGAAATTGATTTTAAATATACAGATGTATTGAGAACAGCTGATAACATAGCAACATTTAAGTTTGTAACAAAAATTATAGCAATGCAGCATGGATTACATGCTACTTTTATGCCGAAACCTATTCATGCAGAAGCAGGTTCTGGGATGCATGTTAATCAATCGCTATTTAAAGATGGAGAAAATGCTTTTTATGATCCAAATAACAAATTAGGTTTAAGTCAAATTGCTTATCATTATATTGGTGGTTTGTTAAAACATGCAAAAGCAACTACTGCAATTTTAAACCCTACTATAAACTCTTATAAACGTCTTGTTCCTGGCTATGAAGCACCTGTGTATATTTCCTGGTCAGGTCAAAATAGAAGTGCCCTGGTAAGAGTACCATCTGCAAGAGGAGATGCTACAAGGGTGGAATTAAGAAATCCTGATCCAACTGCAAATCCTTATCTTGCCTTAGCAGTAATGTTAAAAGCTGGTTTAGATGGTATTAAAAATGAAATAGATCCTGGAGAACAGACTCTTGATAATATTTATGATATGAATTATCAGCAGCGGAAAAAAAGAGGTATTATTAGTTTGCCTAATAATATAATTGAAGCTGTCAACTATATGCAAAAAAGTCAATTGATGCGCGAAACATTAGGCAAACATATTTATGAGCACCTAGTTGAGGCAAAAAAGATAGAGTGGTCTGTATATAAAAAACAGGTACATAAGTGGGAGATAGATCAATACCTTACTACTTATTAG
- a CDS encoding MerR family transcriptional regulator — protein MKRDKNITMKEAKRRTGLSSRQIRYYDEQDLIFPERSSGNQRLFSESDIKVLFKIKELLDQGNSIETIRSKITAPEIEEDFFEEDYQTLDYGDSLNNYGDVNLDSLYPVSNRSALLKKLSLINKSESPEGENKDGKKD, from the coding sequence ATGAAAAGAGATAAAAATATTACAATGAAAGAAGCAAAAAGGAGAACTGGATTAAGCTCAAGGCAGATTCGTTATTATGACGAGCAAGATTTAATTTTTCCTGAGCGAAGCAGTGGAAATCAGAGGCTTTTTTCTGAAAGTGATATTAAAGTGCTTTTCAAAATAAAAGAGCTTTTAGATCAGGGTAACAGTATAGAGACAATAAGGTCAAAAATTACTGCTCCAGAAATTGAAGAAGATTTTTTTGAAGAAGATTATCAGACTTTAGATTATGGTGATTCTTTAAATAATTATGGAGATGTAAATTTAGATTCTCTTTATCCTGTTTCTAATCGCTCAGCTTTACTCAAGAAACTTTCTTTAATTAACAAAAGCGAATCTCCTGAGGGGGAAAACAAAGATGGAAAAAAAGACTAA
- the ispE gene encoding 4-(cytidine 5'-diphospho)-2-C-methyl-D-erythritol kinase, which produces MKELYVNAPAKINLALKVDGLRDDGYHEIKTIFQSISLADRIKLKKRSGGIVVKNSKVELPTDEENLAYQAAEIFFAENNVDGGVEVYIQKNIPIAAGLAGGSTDAAAVLRALYDLYELEYNYSKLRSLLVEIGSDVPFCLEGGTVYAQGRGEILEFLPFIGEKDLLIVTPQLCISTPKIYSLYDKMKGNNTFNFEKLLKNIKKDENINWNLDYKNDLEAPAKKICQDIKDVKNIIKKTAAEFYLMSGSGPTVFAVYNNRSAAEKVAARWPRKNDFVTVVKTIDRY; this is translated from the coding sequence TTGAAGGAATTATATGTTAATGCTCCGGCAAAAATTAATTTGGCATTAAAAGTAGATGGTTTAAGAGATGATGGCTATCATGAAATAAAAACTATTTTCCAGAGCATTTCACTTGCAGACAGAATTAAGCTTAAGAAAAGAAGTGGGGGGATCGTTGTAAAGAATTCGAAGGTTGAACTCCCTACCGATGAAGAAAACCTTGCTTATCAAGCTGCAGAGATTTTTTTTGCAGAAAATAATGTAGATGGTGGTGTAGAAGTCTATATTCAAAAGAACATACCCATAGCGGCTGGCCTGGCTGGTGGCAGTACAGATGCTGCAGCTGTGCTGAGAGCTCTTTATGATTTATATGAACTTGAGTATAATTACTCTAAACTTAGATCTCTTTTAGTTGAAATAGGTTCGGATGTACCTTTTTGTCTTGAAGGTGGAACTGTTTATGCTCAAGGCAGAGGTGAGATACTTGAATTTTTACCTTTTATTGGAGAAAAAGATCTTTTAATAGTTACTCCTCAATTATGTATATCCACTCCTAAGATATATAGTCTTTATGACAAAATGAAAGGAAATAATACTTTTAATTTTGAAAAATTACTTAAAAATATAAAAAAAGATGAGAATATTAACTGGAACTTAGATTATAAAAATGATTTAGAAGCTCCCGCTAAAAAGATTTGTCAGGATATAAAAGATGTAAAAAATATTATTAAGAAAACTGCAGCTGAATTTTATTTGATGTCTGGTAGTGGTCCAACAGTATTTGCAGTTTATAATAATAGATCTGCTGCAGAAAAAGTGGCGGCTCGCTGGCCTAGAAAAAATGATTTTGTCACAGTTGTTAAAACAATTGACAGATATTAA
- a CDS encoding biotin transporter BioY, with protein METDKMIKAALMTALTAVGAYLIIPLPFSPVPITLQTFFVILAGRLLGKKYGFLSQISYLLLGAAGLPIFSGGQGGLGVIAGPTGGFLISFAAAAWIAGHYYKEERKNIFIYSAAVLSTYIIGCSYFVLTTGTAIAAALNMTVIPFIPGDIFKIILVIILAPILEKRIKNS; from the coding sequence ATGGAAACAGATAAAATGATTAAAGCAGCCTTAATGACTGCATTGACTGCAGTTGGGGCTTATTTAATAATCCCACTCCCATTTTCTCCAGTCCCAATAACCCTGCAAACCTTTTTTGTGATTTTAGCAGGTCGTTTATTGGGTAAAAAATATGGATTTCTTTCACAAATAAGTTATTTATTACTCGGTGCTGCAGGATTACCAATCTTTTCTGGCGGGCAGGGTGGTTTAGGTGTAATTGCTGGTCCAACCGGCGGTTTTTTAATTAGTTTTGCTGCTGCTGCCTGGATAGCCGGACATTATTATAAAGAAGAAAGGAAAAATATTTTTATTTATTCTGCTGCAGTTTTAAGTACTTACATAATAGGATGCAGTTATTTTGTTTTAACCACCGGAACAGCAATAGCAGCAGCATTAAATATGACAGTTATACCCTTTATACCTGGTGATATATTTAAAATAATACTAGTAATAATTTTAGCCCCAATTCTAGAAAAAAGAATCAAAAATTCTTAG
- a CDS encoding LiaI-LiaF-like domain-containing protein encodes MTDNRSQNILGLILIITGIIFLGETLGIYQFNLALFIRSYWPVLLIIYGLHVLLQNSSFWFIVPLLIIIAAGFLIYLLINHGPVPQMPMFRHRMFNFGNLPLV; translated from the coding sequence ATGACAGATAATAGAAGCCAAAATATTCTTGGACTGATATTAATTATAACTGGAATTATATTTTTAGGTGAAACACTTGGAATTTATCAGTTTAATTTAGCTCTTTTTATAAGAAGTTACTGGCCTGTTTTACTAATTATCTATGGTCTTCATGTCTTGCTTCAGAATAGTTCTTTTTGGTTTATAGTTCCTTTACTGATAATTATTGCTGCTGGATTTTTAATATATCTTTTAATTAATCATGGACCAGTACCTCAAATGCCGATGTTTAGGCACAGAATGTTTAATTTTGGTAATTTGCCGCTAGTCTAA
- a CDS encoding PspC domain-containing protein, whose amino-acid sequence MAKKLYRSRDDRMVAGVCGGIAEYFNVDSSLIRLALLFIFLFRGFGLFAYLIAWLVISEKPIYKTNEEIEEDYYIEEKAEENVENENENKRQKLFAVLLIIIGFLFLVDIWLPNIYWQRYWPIVLIAAGFMLLKREDNNDR is encoded by the coding sequence ATGGCTAAAAAATTATATCGGTCCCGTGATGACAGAATGGTTGCTGGAGTTTGTGGAGGAATAGCTGAATATTTTAATGTTGATTCTTCGCTTATTAGATTAGCTCTGCTGTTTATATTTCTTTTCAGAGGTTTCGGTTTATTTGCCTATTTAATTGCCTGGCTTGTTATTTCGGAAAAACCAATTTACAAAACAAATGAAGAAATAGAGGAAGATTATTATATTGAAGAAAAAGCGGAAGAAAATGTGGAGAATGAAAACGAGAATAAAAGACAAAAGCTTTTTGCAGTTCTTTTAATAATAATTGGCTTTTTGTTTTTAGTTGATATTTGGCTGCCCAATATATACTGGCAGAGATACTGGCCTATAGTTTTAATAGCAGCTGGATTTATGCTTTTAAAGAGGGAGGATAACAATGACAGATAA